In one Trichosurus vulpecula isolate mTriVul1 chromosome 8, mTriVul1.pri, whole genome shotgun sequence genomic region, the following are encoded:
- the LOC118829576 gene encoding LOW QUALITY PROTEIN: calcipressin-1-like (The sequence of the model RefSeq protein was modified relative to this genomic sequence to represent the inferred CDS: substituted 2 bases at 2 genomic stop codons), protein MHFRNFNYSFSSLTACVAHSYVFCESETRAKFESFVRTYDKAITFKYFKSFRXVXINFSNPLSAADAQLQLHKIEFLGKEMKLYFAQTLHIGSSNLAPPNPDKQFLISPPTSLPAGWKQVEDATPVINYDLLYAISKPGPGEKYELHAATDTTPSEVVHVRESDQENKEDDEAEGMKKPKPKIIQTRRPEYTLFI, encoded by the coding sequence ATGCATTTTAGAAATTTTAACTACAGTTTTAGCTCCTTGACAGCCTGTGTTGCACACAGTTATGTCTTCTGCGAAAGTGAAACCAGGGCCAAATTTGAATCTTTCGTTAGAACATATGACAAGGCCATCACATTTAAGTATTTTAAGAGCTTCAGATAAGTATGAATAAACTTCAGTAACCCATTGTCTGCAGCAGATGCCCAACTGCAGCTCCACAAGATCGAGTTTCTtgggaaggaaatgaaattatattttgctcaGACTTTGCACATAGGAAGTTCAAACTTGGCTCCACCTAATCCAGACAAACAGTTTTTgatttctcctcctacctctctgcctGCTGGCTGGAAACAAGTGGAAGATGCTACTCCAGTCATTAATTATGATCTTTTATATGCTATCTCCAAGCCAGGGCCAggtgaaaaatatgaattgcatGCAGCAACTGACACCACTCCCAGTGAGGTGGTCCATGTACGTGAGAGCGATCAGGAAAATAAAGAGGATGATGAGGCTGAAGGAATGAAGAAACCCAAACCAAAAATTATTCAGACAAGAAGACCAGAGTACACACTATTCATTTAA